In a genomic window of Thermosynechococcus sp. CL-1:
- a CDS encoding NAD-dependent succinate-semialdehyde dehydrogenase, whose protein sequence is MAIASVNPTTAEVLKTFSPLGAEEVERAIAQGATTFETYRLTAFEQRAQWLENTANLLQQQRDAVARLMTLEMGKPMTEARAEIDKCAWVCRYYAEQGTAFLRPELIPTEASYSAIHYQPLGIILAVMPWNFPFWQVFRFAAPALMAGNVVLLKHASNVPQCALAIAQLLREAGFPAGVFQTLLILGSAVADLVADPRIKAATLTGSEAAGKSLAQAAGQHLKKTVLELGGSDPFIVMPSANIPQAIATAVQARMINNGQSCIAAKRFIVHEAVYDTFAEGMKAAFETWVIGDPLEPTTQLGPLATAAIRDELHAQVELALAHGAKVFYRRNLDLPSHCQQGYFFAPTMLAEVTPDNPVFTQELFGPVAMLFRVPSLTAAIELANATPFGLGASAWTQESDEAEILVRDLEAGAVFINTMVKSDPRLPFGGIKTSGYGRELGRAGLLEFVNIKTICQF, encoded by the coding sequence ATGGCAATCGCGTCGGTTAATCCCACAACGGCTGAGGTCTTAAAAACTTTTTCCCCCTTAGGGGCTGAGGAAGTGGAGAGGGCGATTGCCCAAGGGGCGACGACCTTTGAGACCTATCGTCTGACAGCCTTTGAGCAGCGTGCCCAGTGGCTAGAAAACACAGCAAATCTCCTGCAACAGCAGCGGGATGCGGTTGCTCGCCTCATGACCCTTGAGATGGGTAAACCAATGACAGAGGCGCGGGCTGAAATTGACAAATGTGCGTGGGTGTGTCGTTACTATGCCGAGCAGGGGACAGCTTTCCTGCGGCCTGAATTAATTCCCACAGAGGCAAGCTACAGCGCGATTCATTACCAGCCCCTTGGCATTATTTTGGCCGTGATGCCGTGGAATTTTCCCTTTTGGCAGGTGTTTCGCTTTGCGGCACCGGCCTTGATGGCGGGGAATGTGGTTCTGCTCAAGCATGCTTCTAATGTGCCTCAGTGCGCGCTGGCGATCGCCCAGCTCTTGAGGGAAGCGGGCTTTCCTGCGGGGGTCTTTCAAACCCTGCTGATTCTTGGCAGTGCCGTTGCTGATCTGGTGGCGGATCCGCGTATTAAGGCAGCGACTCTCACGGGCAGCGAAGCAGCGGGCAAAAGTTTAGCCCAAGCAGCAGGTCAGCACCTCAAGAAAACCGTTCTGGAACTGGGGGGAAGTGATCCTTTTATTGTCATGCCCAGTGCCAATATCCCCCAAGCAATTGCCACCGCTGTCCAAGCCCGCATGATTAACAATGGCCAATCCTGCATTGCGGCTAAACGCTTTATTGTCCATGAGGCTGTCTATGACACCTTTGCCGAGGGCATGAAAGCCGCCTTCGAGACGTGGGTGATTGGCGATCCCTTGGAACCCACCACACAACTGGGGCCTCTTGCTACTGCCGCCATCCGTGATGAACTCCACGCCCAGGTTGAACTTGCCCTTGCCCATGGTGCCAAGGTCTTTTACCGCCGCAACCTTGATCTGCCGAGCCATTGTCAGCAGGGGTATTTCTTTGCGCCGACGATGTTGGCAGAGGTCACTCCAGATAACCCCGTGTTTACCCAAGAGCTATTTGGGCCTGTGGCAATGCTCTTTCGGGTACCGTCCCTAACTGCGGCAATCGAACTGGCCAATGCCACACCCTTTGGTTTAGGCGCCAGTGCTTGGACACAGGAGAGCGATGAAGCGGAGATCCTCGTGCGGGATCTCGAAGCGGGTGCCGTCTTCATTAACACGATGGTCAAGTCGGATCCACGTTTGCCCTTTGGCGGGATCAAGACCTCTGGCTATGGCCGTGAACTGGGACGGGCAGGACTCTTGGAGTTTGTCAATATTAAAACCATTTGCCAATTTTAA
- a CDS encoding HPP family protein, whose product MGIALLAYLSTYTHYPLIAAPFGATAVLVFGVPESPLAQPRNVIGGNCIGAIIAILAVHFFGTAPWVMALAVATAIKLMQLTKTLHPPGGAVALVGVMGAASWQFLITPVFIGSVLIVLTTALFNNLVSGRQYPKHWF is encoded by the coding sequence TTGGGAATCGCTCTTTTAGCCTACCTTTCCACCTATACCCACTATCCTTTGATTGCTGCACCTTTTGGGGCGACAGCGGTCTTGGTATTTGGGGTGCCAGAAAGCCCCCTTGCCCAACCTCGGAATGTTATTGGGGGTAATTGTATCGGTGCAATAATTGCAATTCTAGCGGTACATTTCTTTGGTACAGCTCCTTGGGTGATGGCGCTAGCGGTTGCTACTGCGATTAAACTTATGCAACTGACGAAGACACTCCATCCCCCCGGCGGCGCTGTGGCTTTGGTGGGTGTGATGGGAGCAGCCTCATGGCAATTCCTAATTACGCCGGTATTTATCGGCTCAGTTCTCATCGTTTTGACAACTGCGTTATTCAATAACCTAGTCTCTGGGCGGCAGTACCCTAAACACTGGTTCTAA
- a CDS encoding ABC transporter ATP-binding protein/permease: MSQPTHRFNLRVWGQFLRIAQPYFFPRDRWGSSVIFILLLFLVIALMFGFLFGLTAAVTFGLNALAPELMGQIAGGLMEMIQSLWVQPLSRSILLGTVIVPLGVFALLRQPLLPRWQAWALLGLLLMLSLSVSGLNVIISFVGRFFQTALAEKNAETYWRFLLVYAGVFVVGTPIVVIYRYVREYLGLRWRDWLTRHFLDRYFQNRAYYTIENQGEIDNPDQRITEDIRSFTQTSLQFLLIILGEIIDLIAFSGILWSISQTLTLTLVGYAIVGTIVTVLIGQRLIWLNFNQLRREADFRYGLVHVRDNAESIAFYRGEGQESVQVRQRFLEVLRNFNLLIGWQRNLDFFTTAYNYFVIIVPAAVVAPRYFAGDIDFGAISQASFAFSQVLGALSIIVNQFTNLTGFIAGIERLAEFDEALTTPPVPPQSQIELVEKSYIALEHVAVDTPNLARRLVEDVTFALEAGDSVVIMGPSGVGKSSLLRAIAGLWQSGSGRIIRPPVDEVLFLPQRPYMVLGTLRTQLLYPSGDRQTPDDVLLHALNEVNLAHLPDRVGGLDVELAWDDVLSLGEQQRLAIARLLLNHRPYAILDEATSALDLANEKRVYEHIQRTTRNYISVGHRESLMQYHKYVLELKGDREWKFYPVLNAP, encoded by the coding sequence ATGTCGCAGCCGACCCATCGCTTTAATCTCCGTGTTTGGGGGCAGTTTCTGCGGATTGCCCAACCCTATTTCTTTCCCCGCGATCGCTGGGGCAGCAGTGTGATCTTTATTCTGCTGCTTTTTCTAGTCATTGCCCTCATGTTTGGCTTCCTCTTCGGTCTGACGGCAGCCGTGACCTTTGGCCTTAATGCCCTTGCCCCCGAACTGATGGGACAAATTGCTGGCGGCCTCATGGAGATGATTCAATCCCTGTGGGTGCAGCCCCTGAGCCGTAGTATTCTGCTGGGGACGGTGATTGTCCCCTTGGGCGTTTTTGCGCTGCTGCGGCAACCCCTGCTGCCTCGGTGGCAAGCGTGGGCACTCTTGGGGTTACTGCTGATGCTTTCCCTCTCTGTGAGTGGCCTCAACGTGATCATTAGCTTTGTCGGGCGCTTCTTCCAGACGGCACTGGCGGAGAAAAATGCTGAAACCTACTGGCGATTCCTCTTGGTGTATGCTGGCGTTTTTGTGGTGGGGACGCCGATTGTCGTCATTTATCGCTACGTGCGCGAATATCTAGGGCTGCGCTGGCGGGATTGGCTCACCCGTCATTTTTTGGATCGCTATTTCCAGAATCGAGCCTACTACACCATCGAAAACCAAGGCGAGATTGATAACCCTGATCAACGGATCACCGAGGATATCCGCTCATTTACCCAAACCTCACTCCAGTTTCTACTAATCATTCTGGGCGAAATTATTGACCTCATTGCCTTTAGTGGCATTCTCTGGAGTATCTCCCAAACCCTAACGCTGACCTTGGTTGGCTATGCCATTGTCGGTACGATTGTGACCGTTTTGATTGGGCAACGCCTGATTTGGCTGAATTTTAACCAACTGCGACGGGAAGCAGACTTTCGTTATGGCCTTGTCCATGTGCGCGATAATGCCGAGTCCATTGCCTTTTATCGCGGTGAAGGCCAAGAGTCGGTACAGGTGCGTCAACGCTTTCTCGAGGTGCTGCGGAACTTTAACCTCTTGATTGGCTGGCAGCGAAATCTTGATTTTTTCACGACGGCCTATAACTACTTTGTGATCATCGTGCCGGCAGCGGTGGTTGCTCCCCGCTACTTTGCCGGTGACATTGACTTTGGTGCTATTAGCCAAGCCAGCTTTGCTTTCTCGCAGGTGCTGGGGGCACTCTCAATCATTGTGAACCAGTTTACGAACCTCACGGGCTTTATTGCCGGTATTGAGCGTTTGGCAGAGTTTGATGAGGCGCTGACAACTCCCCCGGTGCCACCCCAATCGCAAATTGAATTGGTGGAGAAGTCCTACATTGCCCTAGAACACGTGGCTGTGGATACACCGAACTTGGCACGGCGGCTGGTGGAAGATGTCACATTTGCCCTTGAGGCGGGGGACAGTGTGGTGATCATGGGGCCGAGTGGGGTGGGTAAAAGTTCGCTCCTGCGGGCGATCGCTGGACTCTGGCAAAGTGGCAGTGGCCGTATTATTCGTCCCCCCGTGGATGAAGTGCTCTTTTTGCCCCAACGCCCCTATATGGTGCTGGGTACGTTGCGCACCCAACTGCTCTACCCCAGTGGCGATCGCCAGACCCCGGACGATGTGCTTTTGCACGCCCTTAACGAAGTCAACTTGGCACATTTGCCGGATCGCGTCGGTGGCCTCGATGTGGAATTAGCGTGGGATGATGTGCTGTCGCTTGGGGAGCAACAACGACTGGCGATCGCCCGCCTGCTGCTAAATCACCGCCCCTACGCCATTTTGGACGAAGCCACCAGCGCCCTAGACTTAGCCAACGAAAAACGGGTCTATGAGCACATTCAGCGCACCACCCGCAACTACATTAGTGTTGGCCATCGTGAGAGCCTGATGCAGTACCACAAGTACGTTTTAGAACTCAAAGGCGATCGCGAATGGAAATTTTACCCTGTACTCAACGCCCCATAG
- a CDS encoding 1-acyl-sn-glycerol-3-phosphate acyltransferase has protein sequence MRHKKTAPTTSHISPWLYWGLWPIHRLFLPLYFSRITIVGREQLPKEGHFLLAPKHCSRWDPVILPLVWPYPLRFMTNAIEFGGVQGWFIRRLGAFAVNLNRPQPSSLRHVLEILNAGQPLVIFPEGGIVPDQVVRPLKPGLARLVLQADRPLPIFPVGIAYDPKPQFRARVALWIGAPLWTPAEREGNLKQQAMELTQQLEAALHAAVLEARKCARSQGE, from the coding sequence ATGCGCCATAAAAAAACGGCACCCACCACATCTCATATCTCACCGTGGCTCTATTGGGGGTTGTGGCCAATTCATCGCCTATTTTTGCCCCTTTACTTTTCGCGGATTACGATTGTCGGTCGCGAGCAGTTGCCCAAGGAGGGTCATTTCTTGCTTGCCCCCAAGCACTGTAGCCGTTGGGATCCGGTGATTTTGCCCTTGGTGTGGCCTTATCCGCTACGCTTTATGACCAATGCGATCGAGTTTGGCGGGGTGCAGGGCTGGTTTATCCGTCGTCTGGGTGCCTTTGCTGTGAACCTCAACCGTCCTCAGCCCAGTAGTTTGCGCCATGTGCTGGAGATTCTCAATGCAGGTCAGCCCCTAGTGATCTTTCCCGAGGGTGGGATTGTGCCGGATCAGGTAGTACGTCCCCTGAAGCCCGGTCTTGCCCGTCTTGTCTTGCAGGCCGATCGCCCCCTGCCGATTTTTCCCGTTGGTATTGCCTACGACCCAAAGCCGCAGTTTCGTGCGCGGGTAGCCCTTTGGATTGGAGCGCCCCTGTGGACGCCCGCTGAGCGCGAGGGCAACCTCAAACAACAGGCTATGGAATTAACGCAGCAACTGGAAGCAGCCTTACATGCAGCCGTGCTTGAGGCCCGCAAATGTGCGCGATCGCAGGGCGAGTAG
- the pflA gene encoding pyruvate formate-lyase-activating protein: MMVSTLPEKQPEKQKVTGYIHSVETCGTVDGPGIRYVIFTQGCPLRCLYCHNPDCREPHQGKLVTVDELIADIQRYQSYLRQGGVTASGGEPLMQPEFVREIFERCHELGLHTALDTSGYVVLEAAKPVVAATDLVLLDIKSFLPETYRRVTSVTITPTLELAKYLDEIHKPTWIRFVLVPGLTDDPENIRGLAQFVAGLRNVEKVEVLPFHKMGEYKWQQLGLPYELFDTPAASPEDVQRAIALFREYDLNVH; the protein is encoded by the coding sequence ATGATGGTTTCTACACTCCCTGAAAAACAACCCGAAAAACAAAAGGTGACAGGTTACATTCACTCCGTTGAAACCTGTGGCACAGTCGACGGCCCTGGTATCCGCTATGTGATTTTTACCCAAGGGTGTCCGCTGCGCTGTCTGTACTGCCACAATCCCGACTGTCGTGAACCCCATCAGGGCAAGCTCGTAACCGTGGATGAACTGATTGCCGATATTCAGCGCTACCAATCCTATCTGCGCCAAGGGGGCGTAACAGCCAGCGGCGGTGAACCCCTGATGCAGCCAGAATTTGTCCGCGAAATTTTTGAGCGTTGTCACGAGTTGGGATTGCACACTGCCCTAGATACCTCAGGTTATGTGGTTTTGGAGGCGGCCAAGCCGGTGGTGGCGGCAACGGATCTGGTGTTGCTCGACATTAAATCCTTTCTGCCCGAGACCTATCGGCGGGTCACCAGTGTCACGATTACCCCCACCTTGGAGTTGGCCAAGTACCTAGATGAGATCCATAAACCGACGTGGATCCGCTTTGTCTTGGTACCGGGGCTGACGGATGATCCCGAAAATATCCGGGGATTGGCGCAATTTGTGGCGGGTCTGCGTAACGTGGAGAAAGTGGAGGTGTTGCCCTTTCACAAAATGGGGGAATACAAATGGCAGCAATTAGGGCTGCCCTATGAACTGTTTGATACGCCGGCGGCGAGTCCAGAGGATGTCCAGCGGGCGATCGCCCTCTTCCGTGAATACGATCTCAACGTTCATTAA
- the adhE gene encoding bifunctional acetaldehyde-CoA/alcohol dehydrogenase, which produces MTAQALTHSQPVQTIADLEALIERVQRAQTQYAQFTQEQVDHIFHQAAMAANQARIPLAKQAVAETGMGVVEDKVIKNHFASEYIYNKYKHEKTCGVIEDDPIFGIQKIAEPVGIIAGVVPVTNPTSTTIFKALIALKTRNGIVFSPHPRAKGCTVAAAKVVLDAAVAAGAPPDIIGWIDEPTIELSQALMQHPQIKLILATGGPGMVKAAYSSGHPAIGVGAGNTPVLIDATADIPTAVSSILLSKAFDNGMICASEQAVIVVDEIYDAVKAEFQRRGGYILSPEERQRVAQLLLKDGRLNAAIVGQSAATIAAMANIQVPPETRVLIGEVSEVGSQEPFSYEKLCPVLALYRAPQFHKGVEIAAQLVNFGGMGHTSVLYTDPRNQDDIAYFKYRMQTARVLINTPSSQGAIGDLYNFKLDPSLTLGCGTWGGNVTSENVGPHHLLNIKTVSDRRENMLWFRVPPKIYFKPGCLPIALRDLEGKKRAFLVTDKPLFDLGITDPIVHTLEELGIKHDIFHEVEPDPTLSTVNRGLELLRDYQPDVIIAVGGGSPMDAAKVMWLLYEHPEVEFDGLAMRFMDIRKRVYQLPPLGQKAMMVAIPTTSGTGSEVTPFAVVTDDRVGIKYPLADYALTPTMAIVDPDLVLHMPKKLTAYGGIDALTHALESYVSVLSTEFTEGLALEAIKLLFTYLPRAYRLGAADPEAREKVHYAATIAGMAFANAFLGVCHSMAHKLGSTFHLPHGLANALMICHVIRYNATDAPLKQAIFPQYKYPQAKERYAQIADFLELGGSTPEEKVERLIAAIEDLKAQLEIPATIKEALNSEDQAFYEQVQSMAELAFDDQCTGANPRYPLIQDLKELYILAYMGCRRDAAAYHPAEATSS; this is translated from the coding sequence ATGACTGCCCAAGCCTTAACTCATTCTCAACCCGTTCAAACCATTGCCGATCTCGAAGCACTCATTGAGCGCGTCCAAAGGGCACAAACCCAGTATGCCCAGTTTACCCAAGAGCAGGTGGATCACATTTTCCACCAAGCGGCCATGGCGGCCAACCAAGCGCGGATTCCCCTTGCCAAACAAGCCGTTGCCGAAACGGGCATGGGGGTTGTCGAAGATAAAGTCATTAAAAATCACTTTGCCTCGGAATATATCTACAACAAGTACAAACATGAGAAAACCTGCGGCGTAATTGAGGATGATCCCATTTTTGGCATCCAAAAAATTGCTGAACCCGTGGGGATCATTGCTGGTGTGGTGCCGGTGACGAACCCAACTTCGACGACCATCTTTAAGGCATTGATTGCCCTGAAAACCCGCAATGGCATTGTCTTTTCGCCCCATCCCCGAGCCAAGGGCTGTACGGTGGCCGCAGCCAAGGTGGTGTTGGATGCAGCGGTTGCTGCCGGGGCGCCCCCAGATATTATTGGCTGGATTGATGAACCCACCATTGAACTCTCCCAAGCCCTGATGCAGCACCCCCAAATTAAATTGATTTTGGCTACAGGAGGGCCGGGCATGGTGAAGGCGGCCTATTCCTCTGGCCATCCGGCGATCGGGGTCGGGGCGGGGAATACCCCAGTGCTCATTGATGCCACAGCCGATATTCCCACAGCAGTGAGTTCGATTCTCCTGAGTAAGGCCTTTGACAATGGCATGATCTGTGCCTCGGAGCAGGCGGTGATTGTTGTTGATGAGATCTATGATGCGGTCAAGGCCGAGTTTCAACGGCGGGGGGGCTACATTCTCTCCCCTGAGGAACGGCAGCGGGTGGCACAACTGCTCCTGAAAGATGGTCGTCTCAATGCCGCCATTGTTGGTCAATCGGCAGCCACCATTGCTGCAATGGCCAATATCCAAGTGCCGCCCGAGACGCGGGTACTCATTGGCGAAGTGAGTGAAGTCGGGTCGCAGGAGCCATTTTCCTATGAGAAACTCTGTCCGGTATTGGCCTTGTATCGGGCACCCCAGTTCCACAAAGGGGTGGAGATTGCCGCACAGTTGGTGAATTTTGGCGGCATGGGGCATACCTCTGTGCTCTACACCGATCCCCGCAATCAAGATGATATTGCCTATTTCAAATACCGCATGCAAACGGCGCGGGTTCTGATTAATACACCTTCTTCCCAAGGGGCGATCGGGGATCTCTACAACTTCAAGTTGGATCCCTCGCTGACCTTGGGGTGTGGTACGTGGGGCGGTAATGTCACGTCGGAAAATGTCGGTCCCCATCACCTGTTGAATATCAAAACGGTGAGCGATCGCCGCGAAAATATGCTCTGGTTCCGCGTGCCGCCGAAAATTTACTTCAAACCCGGCTGCCTACCCATTGCCCTGCGGGATCTGGAAGGGAAAAAACGCGCCTTCCTCGTCACCGATAAACCCCTCTTTGACTTGGGCATCACTGACCCGATTGTGCACACCCTCGAAGAACTGGGCATCAAGCACGACATCTTCCATGAAGTGGAGCCAGACCCGACCCTGAGTACGGTGAATCGCGGCCTAGAACTGCTGCGAGACTATCAGCCCGATGTGATTATTGCCGTGGGGGGTGGCTCACCCATGGATGCGGCCAAGGTGATGTGGCTGTTGTACGAGCATCCCGAAGTAGAGTTTGACGGCCTAGCCATGCGCTTCATGGATATTCGCAAGCGGGTGTACCAACTGCCCCCCTTGGGTCAAAAAGCCATGATGGTGGCAATTCCCACGACCTCGGGGACGGGTTCCGAAGTGACGCCCTTTGCAGTGGTTACCGACGATCGCGTGGGGATTAAATACCCCTTGGCGGACTATGCCCTCACGCCCACCATGGCGATTGTGGATCCCGACTTGGTGCTGCACATGCCCAAGAAACTCACGGCCTATGGCGGCATTGATGCCCTAACCCATGCCTTGGAGTCCTATGTATCGGTGCTCTCGACGGAGTTTACTGAGGGACTGGCATTGGAGGCAATCAAACTGCTGTTTACGTACTTACCCCGTGCCTATCGCTTGGGGGCGGCTGACCCAGAAGCTCGCGAGAAAGTTCACTATGCCGCCACGATCGCCGGCATGGCCTTTGCGAATGCCTTCTTGGGGGTTTGCCACTCGATGGCCCACAAACTTGGCTCCACCTTCCATTTGCCCCACGGCCTTGCCAATGCGCTGATGATTTGCCATGTCATCCGCTATAACGCCACGGATGCCCCTCTGAAACAGGCAATCTTTCCACAGTACAAGTATCCACAAGCCAAGGAACGCTATGCCCAAATTGCCGACTTTCTTGAATTGGGTGGTAGCACTCCAGAGGAAAAAGTGGAGCGCCTGATTGCCGCCATTGAAGACCTGAAGGCGCAGTTAGAGATTCCAGCCACCATTAAGGAAGCCCTCAACAGTGAGGATCAAGCCTTCTATGAACAGGTGCAAAGCATGGCCGAACTCGCCTTTGACGATCAGTGCACGGGGGCAAATCCTCGCTATCCGCTGATTCAGGACCTGAAGGAGTTGTATATCCTTGCCTATATGGGGTGTCGGCGGGATGCGGCAGCCTACCATCCAGCGGAAGCAACGTCGAGTTGA
- a CDS encoding lipoate--protein ligase family protein, whose protein sequence is MWRYLPPLAAPGRVQMAVDRWLWQSSDRPCLRFYNWSPPAISLGYSQRQIPEHWQHLHWQGQPIELVQRPTGGRAVLHQGDLTYSLVVWGLGQRRRQVYTDLCQFLRVGFERLGWPLQLGQDSYSSQAPINCFAQATVADLVLPTGEKVIGSAQAWRGDRVLQHGSIVLTPDLDLWQQVFGSVPHRQSLPPLEVVQTALLDAFEAQWQVKLTPEPLSDREWQEINAEINKVSN, encoded by the coding sequence ATGTGGCGTTATCTGCCCCCCTTGGCAGCACCGGGGAGGGTGCAAATGGCGGTGGATCGGTGGTTGTGGCAGTCTAGCGATCGCCCCTGTCTGCGGTTTTACAATTGGTCACCGCCCGCCATCTCCCTTGGCTATAGTCAGCGGCAAATTCCAGAGCACTGGCAACACCTGCACTGGCAGGGGCAACCCATCGAACTGGTGCAGCGACCCACGGGGGGGCGGGCTGTTTTGCACCAAGGGGATCTCACCTACAGTCTAGTGGTGTGGGGGTTGGGGCAACGGCGGCGACAGGTTTATACCGATCTGTGTCAATTCCTGAGGGTAGGGTTTGAGCGCCTAGGATGGCCTCTGCAGTTGGGACAAGACTCCTATTCCTCTCAAGCACCGATCAATTGCTTTGCCCAAGCCACCGTGGCCGATTTGGTTTTACCTACGGGCGAGAAAGTCATTGGTAGTGCCCAAGCTTGGCGGGGCGATCGCGTCCTGCAACATGGTTCAATTGTCCTGACCCCTGACCTCGATCTATGGCAGCAGGTATTTGGCAGTGTTCCCCATCGGCAGTCCCTTCCCCCTTTAGAGGTGGTGCAAACGGCTCTCTTGGACGCCTTTGAGGCGCAGTGGCAAGTGAAACTGACCCCGGAACCCTTGAGCGATCGCGAGTGGCAAGAGATTAATGCAGAAATTAACAAAGTATCAAACTAG
- the nadA gene encoding quinolinate synthase NadA, which produces MFATLAAPQPSLPLDLIAAIQDLKRELNAVILAHYYQDPAIQDVADYIGDSLGLSRQAASTNADVIVFAGVHFMAETAKILNPDKLVLLPDLAAGCSLADSCPADAFAAFKAQYPDHWVISYINCTAEIKALSDIICTSSNAVKIVQQLPADQPLIFAPDRNLGRYVMAQTGRQMVLWDGSCIVHETFSERRILELKAAYPTAQVIAHPECEEAVLRHADFIGSTTALLNYSQRQDHDTFIVVTEPGILHQMQRRNPEKTFIPAPPQDQTCNCNECPFMRLNTLEKLYWCMRDRQPQIELPEDIRLAALKPIQRMLQMS; this is translated from the coding sequence GTGTTTGCGACTCTCGCTGCCCCTCAACCGTCCCTGCCGTTGGATTTAATTGCGGCCATCCAAGACCTGAAGCGGGAACTGAATGCAGTGATTCTAGCCCACTACTACCAAGACCCCGCCATTCAAGATGTGGCCGATTACATTGGTGATTCCCTTGGGCTGTCGCGGCAGGCCGCCAGTACCAATGCCGATGTCATTGTTTTTGCTGGGGTGCATTTCATGGCCGAAACCGCCAAGATTCTCAACCCCGATAAGCTGGTGTTGCTGCCGGATTTGGCGGCGGGCTGTTCTTTGGCAGACAGTTGTCCTGCGGACGCCTTTGCTGCTTTTAAGGCGCAGTATCCTGATCATTGGGTGATTTCCTACATTAACTGCACTGCTGAAATCAAAGCCCTGAGTGACATTATTTGCACCAGTTCTAATGCAGTGAAAATTGTGCAGCAGTTGCCTGCGGATCAGCCCCTGATTTTTGCCCCCGATCGCAACCTTGGTCGCTATGTTATGGCACAAACCGGACGGCAGATGGTGCTGTGGGACGGCAGTTGCATTGTCCATGAAACCTTTTCAGAGCGGCGCATCCTCGAACTCAAGGCCGCCTACCCCACGGCCCAGGTGATTGCCCACCCCGAATGCGAAGAAGCCGTACTCCGCCATGCCGATTTTATTGGTTCGACAACGGCTTTGCTCAACTATAGCCAACGCCAAGATCACGATACCTTTATCGTTGTCACCGAGCCAGGGATTCTCCACCAGATGCAGCGGCGCAACCCAGAGAAAACCTTTATCCCTGCGCCCCCTCAGGATCAGACCTGCAATTGTAATGAGTGCCCCTTTATGCGCCTGAATACCCTAGAAAAACTCTATTGGTGTATGCGCGATCGCCAGCCCCAGATTGAACTACCAGAAGACATCCGCCTTGCGGCGCTCAAACCCATCCAACGCATGCTGCAAATGTCCTAA